The window ATACAAGGGATCTTGATATCCACGGCTAACGACCTAGCTCGGCATATGGATTCGTTCCATTACAATTTATTAGTTATTAAGCTAGAGTAGAATAGTTTTTGATCCGGAACATAGTTCTGGTTTGCTCTTGTTGCTggttgaataaaataaaatatttattatttattaaatTTTATTAGATTATATTGGATTGCTATGATATACTAATAAATGAATTAAATGTTTAGTAGTCTAGATCGATCcaattatttatatatataattattatataaacacataatatttttaaatataattgtTTTTTAAACACGTGCTTGTGCCAAGCACATCACCACTAGTCTACTACTAAAAAAAGTTAAAGATCACTTTTTTTCAGTTCGTCATCCCACCTCTTCATACGTCGCTCCCACCATCGTACGTCGTCACCCTGGTTCAAAAAACTTTCCCCCTCGCCCCCAACCGCCGATCCCCCAACCCccgacgccgcgccgcagcTCGGTCCCCGGCTGCCGATCCGCGCCGTCCCAGCGGTCCGTCCCCGACCGCTGATCCGCATCGTTCCCGTCCTCCGATCCATCGCCCACGCACACTCCCTATCATGCCGCCGTCGCGGCTCGACCATCCCTGATGCGCCGCCCAACCTCTCCACCTCGCTCCGCCCCCACTCTCGAGAAACGCCTAcctcgcgccgctgcctccatTGCGGCTGCTCTCCCCGAGCTCGTTGCCGGCGTCCTGTTCCTCGGCGACCCCCCAAGTCTGCGCCGCGCACCTCGTCCTCTCCCGCACCTAACGGGCCCTATCACTCCACCGTCGCCCTCACTTCCACCATGAGCACTTGTTGCTGAGATCCCAGTTCTTTTGGCCCCACCATTTTGTTCCTATAACTGAAGATGTCGGTGTCAACAATGAAATTTGATGCGCATGTACTGGGGTCCTACTATGGTGGCTTCCTGTTTGCCATGCAGTATGTTTGGCCGAAGCTAGAATATTTTAGATGTGGTTCCATGCTCACTAATTCCTTGATTAGAAATGCCGGTGCTTTTTTCCCCATTTACTATTCTCTCTCGAACTCTCTTATGTCTACCCTTGCCTCCCTGTTTTTTACATTTCTGTGCACTTTATGCTTTTTGTTTGGAAGATACCTATTCTATGCAGCAACGATGTCTCACAGTTATTATGCTCTTCCTTGAATAATATACAGGAAATCACAATCTTGGAACCTTGACAGATAAGAGTTGGACCCTGCTTTAGAGAGATCTATTGAAGTAATTGAATACGTGCTGTTGTGTTGTGTCATTCATTTGTTCAATTTCTTTGTGGTCATCATGCTGGTACTTAAAAGGAATATAACATGTCTACTATTCCATTTTCCAATAACTTTCTAGAGTGGAGGAGGATTTCCAAGAGTGGTTGGAGACTACATGCTCCAGGTGAAGTAAATTTGATGCCTTCCTTCTTGCTTTATCATTTTGGTAACTCTAATTAGGAGGCACATAATCTCATCTGGTACGGTTCACCTGTGGCCTGAAGGGTTTGTTCAGCACACTGATTTTTTTTACAAGAATGGACTTTTATATCTTGGTTTTTGCACGATTTGGAACTGAGTAGAGGCTGATATATATCCCCTTCAACTAGATGGGCCAAACTGTTTTCTACTCTATTAAAAAGCCATGAGGAAGAGGATGAGATTTGCAAACCTCCTGAATAGTATGGATCGGTGGCTAAGGAACTCATCCACTAATTTCTAGAATGGAGGAGGATTTTCAAGAGTGGTTGGAGACTACATGCTCTAGGTGAAGTAAATTTGATGCCTTCCTAATTTCATGGGTTTCATATATTGAGTACTGTGAAGCTTGGGTTTTCCTTGTATGATTATTTGTTTTTGGAGGAAAGACTAGAATGCTTCATAGTTCCGAAATATGATGTCATAGCTGAGCAGGTCAAGGTCCTGGAAAGGTTCAGGACATTACATCTCACTATGGTACTCTAAGCCTGCAAATGATTAATTTCGAGATCGCATGTGTTTAGTTCAGTATCAGTTTTGAGTCCTCTAATTAATTCTACTGATTCTTTTAGTAAGAGTTCGAGCCCTCTAATTAATTCTTGAACTGATTCTGTCCATCAGAAACACAGGATAACTAGATATTGGATTCACAAGATCCGTTAGAGCAACTACCAGCACTGCAGCAGGTATTATACAGACTTGTTGGATGCTAGGTGATTTTGGCATATCTTTTGCTTATCAAGTTTACACTCACCTAATGATTACTGATGCCATCCTGGATGCAGGTTCACTGGATGGGGAGGGAGCAACTGTTGGGCAGGTAATTGACTCATTGCAGCCAGGTAATTGACTAGCCAATTACTATTTGGATGTGATGTATGCCGGACAAGTACGTACagcttcagtttttttttcaactagAGGTCAGCTATGTGTATAGGAGAGGAATACATGATTGCTTATTCTAGATCTTTTTGGTATTTTCGATGTATATGATGTGTACAATATCCTATTTGTAGGTAAGAAATTCCAATAGATTGAGATTAATGCTATGGTTGAGCCCATGTATTCAAGCTTGCCTTCTTACCTAATAAATCAGGTAACTATGAGAACTATAAAGCATGCATTTATATGTCATTTGGAATGATTAAGATGAACATGTTAGGCTCTTTTGCATAATATGATTAGCTAGGGTTGCTATTTAATTATTTTGCCCgttgcaacgcacgggcacaaACCTAGCTAAAGTAAATTTTGGTTTGCTTGTATATCTGATGAATCCAAACTAATTTCCTTACTACTATAATCATACAATTATAGCTTTGTGCCAAACTAGTTATGTCGCGCCTTGGAAGTGATTGCGATGGACATCTTTGCGCGGAACGGGTGGTAGTTTAGTAATAGGCTTTGTGGCTTGTAATTTGCTTCTTGTTTAGCTTTCAAAGTTTGTAATAAGGGCCGGATATAACTCTTTGATATAGAGGCTGGGATATTGTTCAATATTCCTTAAAAAAACTATAATCATACAATAATACCAAATCAGTGAGTTGCTTGCCTACTTGTGAGTTTTCAGCCTATGTTTTCCCTGCCGTGACAACATCTCGGCTTTGTTATCAAGTTTGCACTTTTATTCAGAATAGCAGGTCTGTGTGGATTAAATTCTTGCAAAATGTCACTTCCATGCTCGAAAGATACAACTCTCAGGGCCGGCTCTAGGATTCTTAGTGCCCCCGAGCGAACCACGCTTTAGGGCCCCTTAagctaaataatttttttaacatGATAAAATAGATAATAATACTAATGACATATATAATTTTTGAAGAACAATGTCTATAATACAAACTAAAGAGTAGAAAATAAAACGAGTACGGTTACCTCAAATACTAGCTAAACCCATGATTCCACcaacaataatatttcagtTCTTCTCAAAAACAGATCCTCCGGGCACTTCTTGATGCAAAATAATTAAGAATAGTATCTAGATCAATGTTGTCCAAGATATCTTTCTCAATGCTGCACATAGCCAAGCCATTCAATCTTTCTTGTAACATAGTTGTTCTCAAACAATTTCTTAGTAGTTTCAATTTTGATAAACTTTTTTCAGCTGATGCTACAGTCACAGGCACAGTTAAAAGGATCCGATATGTAATAGAGACATTTGGATAGCAATCTATAGTTATAACAAATTGAAGAATCTCTGGGGCTGACATAAAACCATCTGGCAGAGTTACTTGCGGTGCTTTTAATTCAGAGAAAAAAATCATCTACATCATCATTAGATGAATTATCATGAGAAAAAAACTTTGTGCAAAAGTAGTGCAATGCTTATATAGATCGTTATCATTCAAGGACTTCAAATTATCTGAGTTCAATAGAAAACCAAACACCTTTTCAAATGTCTTCAACTGCATAAAAAAGACTAGTCAATGAAGCAATTGCCGTGTCAATGATGACAATAAAGTAATTGACTCTAAATGTTTCCATAACTGATAGATGTATTTCTTCATCACTTATTTCATCAAATTGCTTCTTCCTTTTACTTTGGCACTTTGCACGAAATTTTGGCTCTATATCCATATCAGCTGCAATGGCTTTTGCAACCTCAATACTAGAGTCGAAGCCTTCGACTCTATACTTTTGAAAATATGACATAACCCCTTCAATTTGTTTGAGAGTAGCATCCATGCACACAATCTTAGATTGCAACTTTTTGCTCACcatatttatagaaaaaaacATCATGCCAAATGGCCATACCAACTATAAATTCAAAATTCTCAAGTGTACCAACCAAAGGTTGAGCATCACTTATTGTTGATGGGACATCAGTACAAACCTCCTCCACTTTCCGCAAGGTTGTTCTTATTTGGGGAGTTTGATACCAAATAGGTTGCACACTTTTTATTCGACTCTCCCACCGAATATTAGATAAAGGTTTAACATTCAATTTCGGAACATTGTGAAGCAAAACCTTCCATCTTTTAATAGAGCATGCAAATAATGCATATATCTATTGTATAACACCAAAGAATAAAATTGAAAGAGAATATGGCCAGGAATAGATAGATGCATTCCAAGGGGCAATAGCCGGTTACATATATAGGCAATGAACCCTAATGGTTTATAGAATACCATCAATCAGGGGATCCTTGCCTTGTACATGAAGGACGCACCTAACCTAGGGCCGGCGCACACATAGATGGTGCGACCAGACTCCAAGGGCCCTGTTGGGCCAAACCAAGCACACAGCCCATGAGGGCATACATACAGTTCTAACACGCCCTCGCAGTCCGATCGGTAGCACCGCGAACATTCAGACTAGACCGAAACTCATCGAAGATCGTTGtaggcagccccttggtgaagatgtcagcgtaCTGTGATGTAGTCGGTACATGAAGAACCCGAACATCACCTGCTGCCACACGATCTCGAACGAAGTGAAGATCAATCTCGATGTGCTTGGTGTgttgatgctggacggggttggcaGTCATGTACACCGTGCTGATGTTGTCACAATATACCAGAACTGCACGACGAAGGGGAGCGTGGAGCTCATGAAGGAGCTGTCGCAGCTAGGACGCCTCGGCGACTGCATTGGCGACAGCGCGATACTCGGCTTCGGCGCTAGATCTGGAGACTGTATTCTACCGCTTGGAGGACCATGAGACCAGATTGTCCCCAAGAAACACAGTGAAGCCCGAGGTGGACTTGCGCGTTTCGGGACATCTCGCCCAATCTGCGCCGGAGTAGACCACCAACTCGGCTGAGGAAGAAGGCCGAAGGACCAGACCCATATGCAATGTCCCACGGATGTACCTGAGAATCCGCTTGAGAGCAGGGAGATGCAGCTCCCGTGGATCATGCATGTACAGACAGATCTGCTGAACAGCATAAGCGATGTCCGGCCGAGTGAAAGTGAGGTACTGTAAGGCGCCAGCAAGACTCCGGAAATCAGTAGCATCCTGAACAGGAACCCCATCAGCAGAGAGCTTGGGGTTGCCATCCACCGGAGTAGAAACAGGCTTGCAGTTAGCCATGCCCGCGCGATTGAGGATATTAATCATGTACTAGCGCTGGGAAAGGAACAAACTATCGCCAGTGCGCTGCACCTCCATGCCTAGGAAGTGATGAAACTCACCCAAATCATTCAtggcaaactcctgctgcagagccGTGATCGTGCGGTGAAGGAGCTCTGTTGACGAAGCAGTAAGGACAATGTCATCCACGTAGAGGAGAAGATAGACAGTGTCGGAGCCGCGACGAAAGACAAACAGTGAAGTATCAGATCTTGCCTCAACAAATCCAAGTGATAGCAGATGTGCAACAAAGCGACTGTACTAGGCCCGAGGAGCTTGCTTCAATCCGTAGAGAGATTTGTTCAGGCGGCAAACATAATCCGGATGAGCAGGGTCCTCAAAGCCAGACGGCTGAGCATAGTAGACTGTTTCTGATAGAGTACCATGGAGGAAGGGgcgttcttcacgtccagctgatGAATAGGCCACTAACGAGAGAGACCAAGTGACAGCACTGTCCGAACTGTTGCAGGCTTCACAACTTGGCTGAAAGTCTCATCAAAATCCACACCGGGACGCTGAGAGAAACCGTGAAGAACCCATCTGGCCTTATACCTCTCAAGAGAGCCGTCTGCCTGAAACTTATGCTTGAAGATCCATTTTCTAGAAACAACATTGGCCCATGGCGGACGCGGAACAAGACCCCAGGTGGAGTTCTGGAGAAGAGCTTGATGTTCTTCCTCCATGGAGGCCCACCAGTTGGGGTCGGCAAGACCACCACAGAAGGTCTTCGGCACAGGAGAGAGTGGGGTGGCATGCAGGAGAGGTCGAGGCGGCATCCAGAACCCACTCTTCGCCCGAGTGCACATCAGATGCGCATTCACTATTGGACTGACAGGAGCCGCACCCTTGGGTAAGGGGCAGCAGGTGGAGCCATAGTCCGGTGATGGTGACCCCAGGGGTGCGAAGCCGGGAGGAACCCGGGGCGCACGCCTGGTGTAGACTTGAAGAGGAGCGGAGCCAGCCGCACTGGGAGGAGGTGCAGCCACACCTGGCTGCACAGCATCGGGGGAGAGCGCAGCTGCACGTTGCTGTGCGGGGGTGCCGGTGGTGGAGGCCGCACGTGGCAGTGCGGAGGGCGCGATCGGCGTCAGCGGAGGTGCAGCAGCCGAGGTGGCGCTGTGTGACGCCGGTGCAGGAGGGGCGCGCTCAGCGAGCGATGGGCTCGAGCCAGCGCTGTGACCAGAAGTTCCTGTAGGGAGAGGATATGACAGTCCGATAGGAGCTGGCATATGGTCAGTGATGTCCCAAAAATCAAGCTCCGCGGGTGTAAGGGCGGGGCATTGCTCAGCAAAGGGAAAGGTGGCTTCATTGAAGATGACATATCGGGAGATTATTACTTTGTTTGTGGCAAGATCAAGGCATCGATAACCCTTATGGTGAGCAGAGTACCCGAGGAAGACACACAGAGCTGAGTGAGGGGCGAGCTTgtgtggtgcggcggcggtgagatTGGGGTAGCATTTATAACCGAAGACACGAAGGTGCTCATATGTTGGCGGGGAGCCAAACAGAGTCTCATGTGGGGTGGAGTGGTCGAGTGTCTTGGTTGGGAGGATATTCAGCAGGTGAGTTGCTGTATGGAGTGCTTCAACCTAGAAAGAGGGGGGAGCTGATGCCTAAAACAGAAGCGAGCGAATAATGTCGTTGGTAGTGCGAATTATGCGATCAGCTTTATTATTTTCGGTGGAGGTGTAGGGGCAAGACATGCGTAGGTGGATGCCACTAGTCAGAAAGAACGTGCGGGCGCTGGAGTTGTCAAACTCTTTGCCATTGTCGCACAGAATCACCTTGACAGGAGCACCAAACTGGGTACGCACATAAGCGAAGAATTGAGTTAGAGTCGAATACGTGTCAGACATAAGGCATAATGGAAAAGTCCATAAATGGTGAGAATAATCATCAAGAATGactaaataatatttataaccTGAAACACTGACAATGGGGGAGGTCCACAAATCACAGTGTATGAGATCAAACTTATTAGTTGCTCGAGATAATGACACACTAAAAGGTAGGTGCACATGACGCCCAAGCTAACACTCATGACACAAGGAGGAGCCGTCGTCTGTGGAGCATGCCAGAAGGACGGGAGATAGCTTGACGAGAGCTTCACGTCCGGGATGGCCAAGGCGATGGTGCCACAGGGAGGCGGAGGATGCAGCGACCAGGGAGTGAGCTGGAGGAAGATACAGCGGGTACAGGGGCCCGGAGCTATTGTACCTGACGATTAGTCTCTTGGTCAGGAGATCCTTCACAAAACAACCAGCAGGATCAAATTCAATAGAACAATTGTTATCGGTAGTAAACTGGCATATTGAAATGAGATTCTTAATAAGTTGTGGAGACACAAGCACATTATTAAGACGAAAAGAATGAGATAAATCAGTAGAGCCAGTGCCGGTAACAGGAAGGAGTGATCCATTACCAACAACAATGGAGGAAGGGGTAGATGACCCTGGTGCTGTGGACTAAGACAACGAATGCAAGTGCGAAGTCATATGTGAGGAGGCACCTGAGTCGAAGTACCAGTCGGAAGTCTATGGCTGGTTCAGTGTCATCGTAATGAACGTTGAGGCGAGGGATTGCTGGTCCCATGACGGGAGACCAGCAAGGGGGTTGTAGAACCCTGGAGAAGCTGCAGACCACTGGGAGGCAGCGGCACTGGGGGTCGCCGGGATAGCCGCTTGCTACTGCTGTGGCTGAGGCATCATCAGCGCCTGCTG is drawn from Panicum virgatum strain AP13 chromosome 1N, P.virgatum_v5, whole genome shotgun sequence and contains these coding sequences:
- the LOC120653380 gene encoding uncharacterized mitochondrial protein AtMg00810-like → MANCKPVSTPVDGNPKLSADGVPVQDATDFRSLAGALQYLTFTRPDIAYAVQQICLYMHDPRELHLPALKRILRYIRGTLHMGLVLRPSSSAELVVYSGADWARCPETRKSTSGFTVFLGDNLVSWSSKR